In Juglans microcarpa x Juglans regia isolate MS1-56 chromosome 8D, Jm3101_v1.0, whole genome shotgun sequence, the following are encoded in one genomic region:
- the LOC121242888 gene encoding probable calcium-binding protein CML44 encodes MSPLNTNDLRQIFEKLDKNGDGLVSLEELNWLLEKIGVKFSLEELQPLVGKPSLDFNEFLFFYDSISSEKNNINISSSTSEVDPVSDKESDLVKAFEVFDLNGDGFISSEELQDVLSRLGLWDESSGRDCRAMIHVYDTNLDGQLDFEEFKNMMFLTIS; translated from the coding sequence ATGTCTCCCCTCAACACCAATGATTTACGACAGATTTTTGAAAAGCTTGACAAGAATGGAGATGGGCTCGTGAGCCTGGAGGAACTCAACTGGCTTCTCGAGAAAATTGGCGTCAAATTCAGCCTAGAGGAGCTCCAACCACTCGTGGGAAAACCCAGCCTCGATTTCAACGAGTTCTTGTTCTTTTACGATTCCATATCATCAGAGAAGAACAATATTAACATTAGCAGCAGTACTAGCGAAGTTGATCCGGTGTCCGACAAAGAAAGCGACCTTGTCAAGGCATTCGAAGTGTTCGATTTAAACGGCGACGGCTTCATTTCCAGCGAGGAGCTGCAGGACGTGTTGTCACGGCTGGGGCTTTGGGACGAGAGCAGCGGCCGAGATTGCCGGGCTATGATTCATGTTTACGACACCAACTTGGACGGCCAACTTGACTTCGAGGAATTCAAGAACATGATGTTTCTTACCATTTCTTGA
- the LOC121242887 gene encoding UDP-sugar pyrophosphorylase-like: MSSTTLESTADSLSRLGISASFASSAPKLHENLHLLSPDKIELAKMLVEMGQSHLFDHWAEPGFDDEEKKGFFDQVAQLNSSYPGGLESYIKTARELLADSKAGKNPFDGFTPSVPKGEILTFGDENFINFEESGVREARKTAFVLVAGGLGERLGYNGIKVALPAETTTGSGFLQQYIESILALQEASGRLAQGDSQTRIPLVIMTSDDTHTRTVELLESNSYFGMEPTQVKLLKQEKVACLDDNDARLAVEPRNKYRIQTKPHGHGDVHSLLFSSGLLKVWHDAGLRWVLFFQDTNGLLFKAIPAALGVSAARQYHVNSLAVPRKAKEAIGGITKLTHADGRTMVINVEYNQLDPLLRATGHDDGDVNDETGYSPFPGNINQLILELGPYIEELTKTGGAIKEFVNPKYKDASKTSFKSSTRLECMMQDYPKTLPPTARVGFTVMDAWLAYAPVKNNPEDAAKVPKGNPYHSATSGEMAIYCANSLILKKAGAQVADPVVQVFNGQEVEVWPRTTWKPKWGLTFAEIKRKVCGSCTISQRSTMVIKGRDVFLEDLSLDGALLIDAVDDAKVKVRGSVQNKGWILENIDYKDASVPEELRIRGFRINKIEQLEKKYTEPGEFCVEP, encoded by the exons ATGTCTTCCACAACCCTCGAATCCACCGCTGACAGCCTCTCCAGGCTTGGCATCAGCGCGAGTTTCGCCTCCTCTGCTCCTAAATTGCACGAGAACCTCCACCTTCTCTCCCCGGACAAG ATTGAGCTGGCGAAGATGCTGGTGGAGATGGGCCAGAGTCATTTGTTTGATCATTGGGCTGAGCCCGGTTTCgatgatgaggaaaagaaaggttTTTTCGATCAG GTGGCTCAGCTTAATTCAAGCTATCCTGGGGGTTTGGAATCGTATATTAAAACTGCCAGAGAACTCTTAGCGGATTCAAAAGCAGGAAAGAACCCTTTTGATGGCTTCACACCTTCT GTTCCAAAAGGTGAGATTTTGACTTTTGGTGATGAAAACTTTATCAATTTTGAGGAGTCAGGGGTCAGGGAGGCCCGGAAAACTGCATTTGTCCTTGTTGCTGGAGGACTTGGGGAACGTCTGGGATACAATGGAATAAAG GTGGCTCTTCCGGCAGAGACTACTACAGGGTCAGGTTTCTTACAGCAGTACATTGAGTCTATTCTTGCTCTTCAAGAAGCTAGTGGAAGACTCGCACAAG GTGATTCTCAAACACGGATTCCTTTGGTTATAATGACATCAGATGACACACATACACGCACTGTAGAGCTTTTAGAATCAAATTCGTATTTTGGAATGGAACCTACGCAAGTAAAACTTCTAAAACAG GAAAAGGTTGCATGCTTGGATGATAATGATGCCAGGCTTGCAGTTGAACCCCGTAACAAATACAGGATTCAG ACAAAACCTCATGGCCATGGTGATGTGCATTCACTTCTGTTTTCTAGCGGCCTTCTGAAAGTTTG GCACGATGCTGGTTTGAGATGGGTTCTGTTTTTCCAAGATACAAATGGACTTCTATTCAAG GCAATCCCAGCAGCTCTGGGTGTAAGTGCTGCCAGACAATACCATGTTAACTCTCTTGCTGTTCCACGTAAAGCAAAAGAAGCTATTGGAGGAATTACAAAACTTACTCATGCCGATG GGAGGACAATGGTGATCAATGTGGAATACAATCAGCTTGATCCTCTACTAAGAGCAACAGGACATGATGACGGAGATGTTAACGATGAGACTGGCTATTCTCCTTTCCCAGGAAATATAAACCAA TTGATTTTGGAACTTGGTCCATACATTGAGGAGCTCACAAAAACAGGAGGTGCTATAAAGGAGTTTGTTAACCCAAA ATACAAAGATGCTAGCAAAACTTCTTTTAAATCCTCAACTCGTCTAGAGTGTATGATGCAAGACTATCCGAAAACTTTGCCTCCAACAGCAAGGGTTGGATTTACG GTCATGGATGCATGGCTTGCTTATGCACCTGTGAAGAACAACCCTGAGGATGCTGCTAAG GTACCAAAAGGAAATCCATATCATAGTGCAACTTCTGGAGAAATGGCCATCTATTGTGCAAACAGCCTTATTCTTAAAAAG GCTGGTGCCCAAGTTGCTGATCCAGTAGTACAGGTGTTCAATGGGCAAGAGGTAGAAGTCTGGCCTCGTACCACATGGAAGCCCAAATGGGGTCTTACTTTTGCAGAAATCAAAAGGAAAGTGTGTGGAAGTTGCACCATTTCTCAGAGGTCCACCATGGTCATCAAGGGCCGTGATGTCTTTCTTGAGGATCTCTCCTTGGATGGAGCTCTTCTCATTGATGCTGTTGATGATGCAAAG GTAAAAGTACGAGGTTCGGTACAGAACAAAGGATGGATTCTTGAAAATATTGATTATAAAGATGCTTCGGTGCCTGAAGAACTAAGAATCAGGGGTTTCAGAATAAACAAGATAGAGCAGCTTGAAAAGAAATACACAGAACCTGGCGAGTTCTGCGTGGAGCCATGA